The Balaenoptera acutorostrata chromosome 10, mBalAcu1.1, whole genome shotgun sequence genome has a window encoding:
- the PDHB gene encoding pyruvate dehydrogenase E1 component subunit beta, mitochondrial: MAVVAGLTRRPLEQVSGLLRRRFHRTAPAALQVTVREAINQGMDEELERDEKVFLLGEEVAQYDGAYKVSRGLWKKYGDKRIIDTPISEMGFAGIAVGAAMAGLRPICEFMTFNFSMQAIDQVINSAAKTYYMSGGSQPVPIVFRGPNGASAGVAAQHSQCFAAWYGHCPGLKVVSPWSSEDAKGLIKSAIRDNNPVVVLENELMYGVPFELPPEAQSKDFLIPIGKAKIERQGTNVTIVSHSRPVSHCLEAATVLSKEGIECEVINMRTIRPMDIETIEASVMKTNHLVTVEGGWPQFGVGAEICARIMEGPAFNFLDAPVVRVTGADVPMPYAKVLEDNSVPQVKDIIFAIKKTLNI, from the exons ATGGCGGTGGTGGCTGGGTTGACGCGGAGACCCCTTGAGCAG GTCTCCGGGCTGCTGAGGAGGCGCTTCCACCGGACCGCGCCGGCTGCACTGCAG GTGACAGTTCGTGAGGCTATAAATCAAGGTATGGATGAGGAGCTGGAAAGAGATGAGAAGGTATTTCTACTTGGGGAAGAAGTTGCCCAATATGATGGGGCATATAAG GTTAGTCGAGGCCTGTGGAAGAAATATGGAGATAAGAGGATCATAGACACTCCCATATCTGAG ATGGGTTTTGCTGGAATTGCTGTAGGTGCTGCTATG GCTGGGTTGCGGCCCATTTGTGAATTTATGACCTTCAATTTCTCTATGCAAGCCATCGACCAGGTTATAAACTCAGCTGCCAAGACCTACTACATGTCAGGGGGCTCTCAGCCTGTGCCCATAGTCTTCAGGGGGCCCAATGGCGCTTCAGCAGGCGTAGCTGCCCAACACTCACAGTGCTTTGCTGCCTGGTATGGGCACTGCCCAGGCTTAAAGGTGGTCAGCCCCTGGAGTTCAGAGGATGCAAAAGGACTTATTAAATCAGCCATTCGGGATAACAATCCAG tGGTGGTGCTGGAGAATGAATTGATGTATGGAGTTCCTTTTGAACTTCCCCCAGAGGCTCAGTCAAAAGATTTTCTGATTCCTAttggaaaagcaaaaatagaaaggCAAG GGACAAATGTAACCATAGTTTCCCATTCAAGACCTGTGAGCCACTGCTTAGAAGCTGCGACGGTGCTATCTAAAGAGGGAATTGAATGTGAG GTGATAAATATGCGAACCATCAGACCAATGGACATTGAAACAATAGAAGCCAGTGTCATGAAGACCAATCACCTTGTAACTGTGGAAGGAGGCTGGCCACAGTTTGGAGTAGGAGCTGAAATCTGTGCCAGGATCATGGAAG GCCCCGCGTTCAACTTTCTGGATGCTCCTGTAGTTCGTGTCACTGGTGCCGATGTCCCTATGCCTTATGCAAAGGTTCTAGAAGACAACTCTGTACCTCAGGTTAAAGACATCATATTtgcaataaagaaaacattaaatatcTAG